Proteins encoded together in one Mycobacterium noviomagense window:
- a CDS encoding cupin domain-containing protein, with protein MSLVVPPYPQPRYLDDEPEVSAWLKRADEPPDYETPGVEYHYLANQQATAGDYGLYRVNIAPAAGGPGPHFHRAISEAFFVLSGTMKLYDGNDWVDGHQGDFLYVPPGGIHGFRNEADDPASILMLFAPGAPREAYFEGFSALADMTDEERREWFILHDNFWVQ; from the coding sequence ATGTCCCTTGTCGTGCCGCCGTATCCCCAACCCCGCTACCTCGACGACGAGCCGGAAGTCAGCGCCTGGCTCAAGCGTGCGGACGAACCACCGGACTACGAGACCCCCGGCGTCGAATACCACTACTTGGCCAACCAGCAGGCCACCGCCGGCGACTACGGCCTCTACCGCGTCAATATCGCCCCGGCCGCCGGCGGTCCCGGCCCGCATTTCCACCGGGCGATCTCCGAGGCCTTCTTCGTGCTGTCCGGGACGATGAAGCTCTACGACGGCAACGACTGGGTGGACGGCCATCAAGGCGACTTCCTCTATGTGCCGCCCGGCGGGATCCACGGCTTTCGCAACGAGGCCGACGACCCGGCGTCGATCTTGATGCTGTTCGCGCCGGGCGCTCCGCGCGAAGCGTACTTCGAAGGCTTCTCGGCATTGGCCGACATGACGGACGAAGAACGCCGGGAGTGGTTCATCCTGCACGACAACTTCTGGGTCCAGTAG
- a CDS encoding M24 family metallopeptidase: MDKPVLDESVRAKRLLDAQHKAAQLFDEIERREMVRAGVGERQLSDEIRDLAAEMFGVTSHWHRRIVRAGENTLEPFPEHPPDRVIGDGDIVFLDLGPVFEEWEADFGRTFVLNDDPFKLAIRDALPRVWQAGRDYFDAVPYVTGAELFDHVVQVARDEGFEWGSPIAGHLLGEFPHRKIVGNGAQWYITPGSDKPMRRTDPHGRVCHWILEIHLIDPARRFGGFYEQLLDLP; the protein is encoded by the coding sequence GTGGACAAGCCGGTCCTCGACGAAAGTGTGCGCGCGAAACGGCTTCTCGATGCACAACACAAGGCGGCGCAACTGTTCGACGAGATCGAGCGTCGCGAGATGGTTCGCGCCGGTGTCGGCGAGCGGCAGTTGTCCGACGAGATCCGCGACTTGGCGGCGGAGATGTTCGGAGTGACAAGCCACTGGCATCGGCGCATTGTGAGGGCCGGCGAGAACACTCTGGAACCTTTCCCCGAGCACCCGCCGGATCGGGTGATCGGCGACGGCGACATCGTGTTCTTGGACCTCGGGCCGGTCTTCGAGGAGTGGGAAGCCGACTTCGGGCGCACCTTCGTTTTGAACGACGATCCTTTCAAGTTGGCCATTCGCGATGCCCTGCCGCGGGTGTGGCAAGCCGGGCGTGACTACTTCGACGCTGTCCCGTACGTCACCGGCGCCGAGCTTTTCGATCACGTCGTCCAGGTGGCTCGTGACGAAGGTTTCGAATGGGGCAGCCCGATCGCCGGTCATCTCCTCGGCGAGTTTCCGCACAGAAAGATCGTCGGTAACGGAGCGCAGTGGTACATCACGCCTGGGTCGGACAAGCCGATGAGGCGCACGGATCCCCACGGTCGGGTCTGTCACTGGATCCTCGAGATCCATCTGATCGACCCGGCCCGCCGCTTCGGCGGTTTCTACGAACAGCTGCTCGACCTGCCCTGA
- the groL gene encoding chaperonin GroEL (60 kDa chaperone family; promotes refolding of misfolded polypeptides especially under stressful conditions; forms two stacked rings of heptamers to form a barrel-shaped 14mer; ends can be capped by GroES; misfolded proteins enter the barrel where they are refolded when GroES binds) produces the protein MAKIIAYDEEARRGLERGLNSLADAVRVTLGPKGRNVVLEKKWGAPTITNDGVSIAKEIELEDPYEKIGAELVKEVAKKTDDVAGDGTTTATVLAQALVKEGLRNVAAGANPLGLKRGIEKAVEKVTETLLKGAKEVETKEQIAATAAISAGDQSIGDLIAEAMDKVGNEGVITVEESNTFGLQLELTEGMRFDKGYISGYFVTDAERQEAVLEDPYILLVSSKVSAIKDLLPLLEKVIQSGKPLLIIAEDVEGEALSTLVVNKIRGTFKSVAVKAPGFGDRRKAMLQDMAILTGGQVISEEVGLTLENADLSLLGRARKVVVTKDETTIVEGAGDSDAIAGRVAQIRTEIENSDSDYDREKLQERLAKLAGGVAVIKAGAATEVELKERKHRIEDAVRNAKAAVEEGIVAGGGVTLLQAAPALDELKLEGDEATGANIVKVALEAPLKQIAFNSGLEPGVVAEKVRNLPAGHGLNAQTGEYEDLLKAGVADPVKVTRSALQNAASIAGLFLTTEAVVADKPEKEKAAAPGAGGMGDMDF, from the coding sequence ATGGCCAAGATAATTGCGTACGACGAGGAGGCCCGCCGGGGCCTCGAGCGGGGCCTGAACAGCCTCGCGGACGCGGTACGGGTGACGTTGGGGCCCAAGGGCCGCAACGTCGTCCTGGAGAAGAAGTGGGGCGCTCCCACGATCACCAACGATGGAGTGTCCATCGCCAAGGAGATCGAGCTGGAGGACCCGTACGAGAAGATCGGCGCCGAGCTGGTCAAGGAAGTCGCCAAGAAGACTGACGACGTCGCCGGTGACGGCACGACGACGGCCACCGTGCTGGCCCAGGCGTTGGTGAAAGAAGGCCTGCGCAATGTCGCGGCCGGCGCCAACCCGCTGGGTCTGAAGCGGGGCATCGAGAAGGCCGTCGAGAAGGTCACCGAGACGCTGCTCAAGGGCGCCAAGGAGGTCGAGACCAAAGAGCAGATCGCGGCCACCGCGGCGATCTCCGCGGGCGACCAGTCGATCGGTGACCTGATCGCCGAGGCGATGGACAAGGTCGGCAACGAGGGCGTGATCACCGTCGAGGAGTCCAACACCTTCGGCCTGCAGCTCGAGCTCACCGAGGGTATGCGCTTCGACAAGGGCTACATCTCGGGCTACTTCGTCACCGACGCCGAGCGTCAGGAAGCCGTCCTCGAGGACCCGTACATCCTGCTCGTCAGCTCGAAGGTGTCGGCGATCAAAGACCTGCTTCCGTTGTTGGAGAAGGTCATTCAGTCCGGCAAGCCGCTGCTGATCATCGCCGAGGACGTCGAGGGTGAGGCTTTGAGCACCCTGGTCGTCAACAAGATCCGCGGCACCTTCAAGTCGGTGGCGGTCAAGGCACCCGGCTTCGGTGACCGCCGCAAGGCGATGCTGCAGGACATGGCGATCCTCACCGGCGGCCAGGTCATCAGCGAAGAGGTCGGCCTCACGCTGGAGAATGCCGACCTGTCGCTGCTGGGCCGCGCCCGCAAGGTGGTCGTGACCAAGGACGAGACCACGATCGTCGAAGGTGCCGGTGATTCCGACGCCATCGCCGGTCGGGTGGCCCAGATCCGCACCGAGATCGAGAACAGCGACTCGGACTACGACCGCGAGAAGCTGCAGGAGCGGCTGGCCAAGCTGGCCGGTGGCGTTGCGGTGATCAAGGCCGGTGCCGCCACCGAGGTCGAGCTCAAGGAGCGCAAACACCGCATCGAGGACGCGGTGCGCAACGCCAAGGCCGCCGTCGAGGAGGGCATTGTCGCCGGTGGTGGTGTGACGCTGCTGCAGGCGGCTCCGGCGCTCGACGAGCTCAAGCTCGAGGGCGACGAGGCCACCGGTGCCAACATCGTCAAGGTGGCGTTGGAGGCTCCGCTGAAGCAGATCGCGTTCAACTCAGGTCTGGAGCCCGGGGTTGTCGCCGAGAAGGTGCGCAACCTGCCGGCGGGTCACGGTCTCAACGCGCAGACCGGCGAGTACGAGGACCTGCTCAAGGCCGGCGTTGCCGACCCGGTCAAGGTCACCCGTTCGGCGCTGCAGAACGCGGCATCGATCGCGGGGCTGTTCCTGACGACCGAGGCCGTCGTCGCCGACAAGCCGGAGAAGGAGAAGGCAGCTGCTCCTGGCGCCGGCGGCATGGGCGACATGGACTTCTGA
- a CDS encoding endonuclease domain-containing protein, whose protein sequence is MGEVAWPFRGAEALDAGLLTVRELRRFYRPVYPGVYAPREAEVSALQRAQAAWLWSRRRGVLAGLSAQTVLGAQWVEPGLPAELVHSNQRTPPLLVVHADTIAPGETQTVAGMTVTTPARTAFDVGRRLPLVDGVQRIDALMNATDVNVADIEAVAARHPGVRGQAQLRRTLMLVDGGAESPYESMTRLCLVQAGFPRPETQIEVCDEYGYVVGRIDMGWREYRVGVDFEGAHHWTNPKQRTWDVERSARLDELRWAIVRVTSGMVHRTPRVVLQRVESALTARGCPKTW, encoded by the coding sequence GTGGGGGAAGTCGCCTGGCCATTCCGCGGCGCCGAGGCCTTGGACGCCGGCTTGCTGACTGTCCGGGAGTTGCGGCGGTTTTACCGCCCGGTCTACCCGGGCGTGTATGCCCCGCGGGAAGCGGAAGTTTCAGCGCTGCAGCGAGCGCAGGCAGCGTGGCTGTGGTCGCGGCGACGGGGAGTGCTCGCAGGCTTGTCGGCCCAGACAGTGCTCGGTGCTCAGTGGGTGGAGCCGGGCCTGCCCGCGGAATTAGTCCATAGCAACCAGCGCACACCACCGCTGCTGGTGGTCCACGCTGACACGATTGCGCCCGGCGAAACCCAGACGGTCGCCGGGATGACCGTGACCACGCCGGCGCGCACCGCATTCGACGTGGGTAGGCGGTTGCCGCTTGTCGACGGTGTGCAGCGCATCGATGCGTTGATGAACGCCACCGACGTCAACGTCGCCGACATAGAAGCAGTTGCCGCCCGGCATCCTGGCGTTCGTGGCCAGGCTCAGTTACGCCGCACGCTGATGTTGGTTGATGGCGGCGCTGAGTCGCCGTACGAGTCGATGACGCGACTTTGTCTGGTGCAAGCGGGTTTTCCACGCCCGGAGACCCAGATCGAGGTATGCGACGAATACGGGTATGTGGTCGGACGCATCGACATGGGCTGGCGTGAATACCGTGTCGGCGTCGACTTCGAAGGTGCCCACCACTGGACCAATCCCAAGCAGCGGACATGGGATGTCGAGCGCTCGGCTAGGCTCGACGAGCTTAGGTGGGCGATCGTAAGAGTGACCAGTGGCATGGTGCATCGCACGCCGCGAGTAGTCCTTCAACGCGTCGAAAGTGCACTAACTGCCCGTGGTTGCCCAAAGACGTGGTGA
- a CDS encoding N-acyl-D-amino-acid deacylase family protein, protein MTYDLVIRNGSIVDGLGGERYIGDVAVKDGVIVAVGTVDGSGAREIDATGLLVTPGFIDLHTHYDGQSIWSDRLNPSSAHGVTTVVMGNCGVGFAPCRQEDHEVLVDVMAGVEDIPGVVMTDGLPWTWETFPQYLDSLESRQRDIDVAAYLPHSPLRVYAMGERGAQREPATAEDLAKMRALAKEAMECGALGFASSRLMIHKTASGSPIPSYDAAREEIFEIAQGVVDGGGGLIQFVPDVPAGGYQPVLQQVFDVAEDVGLPVTFTLAIGNAGDPMWPDAITMIEKANAASSDGPRCTAQLLPRPIGLIIGLELSANPFVLYPSYREIAELPLPERVAEMRKPEVRERILADKPGQGHPLMYLAQAWDWIFPLGDDPNYEPRRSDSIAARARARGVRPIEEAYDRLLDDDGHAMLLVTTSNFENYSLDTVGELLRRDDVVLGLGDGGAHYGMICDASYSTYFLTHWARDRASGRFSVPDAVRRLTSVPARVAGLADRGRIAVGYKADLNVIDHARLRLDKPVITYDLPAGGRRLDQTADGYVATVVSGEVIAENGVPTDARPGRLVRGRQPAPAA, encoded by the coding sequence ATGACCTACGACCTGGTGATCCGCAATGGCAGCATCGTCGACGGGTTAGGCGGCGAACGGTATATCGGGGACGTCGCCGTCAAAGACGGCGTCATCGTCGCCGTGGGCACGGTGGACGGCTCCGGTGCCCGCGAGATCGACGCGACCGGGCTGTTGGTTACCCCGGGCTTCATCGATCTGCACACCCACTACGACGGTCAGTCCATCTGGTCGGACCGGCTGAACCCCTCGTCGGCGCATGGGGTGACGACGGTGGTGATGGGCAACTGCGGCGTCGGCTTCGCTCCCTGCCGTCAAGAAGACCACGAGGTGCTGGTCGACGTGATGGCCGGCGTCGAGGACATCCCGGGCGTGGTGATGACCGACGGACTGCCGTGGACGTGGGAAACCTTCCCGCAGTATCTCGATTCGCTGGAGTCGCGACAGCGTGATATTGATGTGGCCGCCTACCTGCCGCATTCGCCCCTGCGTGTGTATGCGATGGGTGAGCGCGGCGCCCAGCGCGAGCCCGCCACCGCCGAGGACCTGGCGAAGATGCGGGCGCTGGCCAAGGAAGCCATGGAGTGCGGGGCGCTGGGTTTCGCGTCGTCGCGGCTGATGATCCACAAGACGGCGAGCGGCTCGCCGATCCCGAGCTATGACGCTGCGCGGGAAGAGATTTTCGAGATCGCCCAGGGCGTCGTCGACGGCGGCGGCGGGCTGATCCAGTTCGTCCCCGACGTGCCCGCCGGCGGGTATCAGCCAGTGCTGCAGCAGGTGTTCGACGTCGCCGAAGACGTCGGCCTGCCGGTGACGTTCACGCTGGCGATCGGAAACGCCGGCGACCCGATGTGGCCGGACGCCATCACGATGATCGAGAAAGCCAACGCGGCGAGCAGTGACGGTCCGCGCTGTACCGCGCAGCTGCTGCCGCGGCCCATCGGGCTGATCATCGGGCTGGAGCTCAGCGCCAACCCGTTCGTGCTCTACCCCAGCTACCGCGAGATCGCCGAGCTGCCGCTGCCCGAGCGAGTGGCCGAGATGCGTAAACCCGAAGTGCGGGAACGGATTCTGGCTGACAAGCCAGGGCAGGGACATCCGCTGATGTATCTGGCGCAGGCCTGGGACTGGATCTTCCCGCTGGGCGACGACCCCAACTACGAGCCCCGGCGCTCCGACAGCATTGCCGCGCGGGCTCGGGCCCGCGGGGTGCGCCCGATCGAGGAGGCGTACGACCGGCTGCTCGACGACGACGGGCACGCCATGCTGCTGGTCACGACCAGCAATTTCGAGAACTATTCGCTGGATACCGTCGGCGAGTTGCTGCGCCGCGACGACGTGGTGCTAGGGCTCGGCGACGGCGGGGCTCATTACGGGATGATCTGCGACGCAAGCTATTCGACGTATTTCCTGACGCACTGGGCGCGTGATCGCGCGTCCGGGCGGTTCAGCGTGCCGGACGCCGTCCGCCGGCTGACGTCGGTGCCGGCCCGAGTCGCCGGGCTGGCCGACCGCGGCCGCATCGCCGTCGGCTACAAGGCCGACCTCAACGTCATCGACCACGCGCGGCTGCGGCTGGACAAGCCAGTGATCACCTACGACCTGCCCGCCGGCGGGCGTCGGCTCGACCAGACCGCCGACGGGTATGTGGCGACGGTCGTGTCGGGCGAGGTGATCGCCGAAAACGGTGTGCCCACCGATGCGCGGCCGGGTCGGCTGGTGCGCGGCCGGCAACCCGCACCCGCGGCCTAA
- a CDS encoding mycothiol transferase — MADDAAAAQELLRDAFTRLIEHVDELTDDLTDDKAFYRPSPNANSIAWLIWHSARVQDVQVADIAGVEQVWTRDGWVDRFGLDLPRDDTGYGHSPEDVAKVRASAEQLAGYYHAVHKLTLEYIASISGAELSRVVDEHWDPPVTASVRLVSVIDDCAQHLGQAAYVLGIAHRRT; from the coding sequence ATGGCCGATGACGCTGCTGCTGCCCAGGAATTGCTGCGTGATGCGTTCACCCGGTTGATCGAACACGTCGACGAGCTCACCGACGATCTGACCGACGACAAGGCTTTCTACCGGCCCAGCCCCAACGCCAACAGCATCGCCTGGCTGATCTGGCACAGCGCGCGCGTGCAGGACGTCCAAGTGGCCGACATCGCGGGTGTCGAGCAGGTGTGGACGCGCGACGGCTGGGTAGACCGGTTCGGCTTGGACCTGCCGCGCGACGACACGGGCTATGGGCACAGTCCCGAAGACGTGGCCAAAGTGCGCGCCTCTGCCGAGCAGCTGGCCGGCTACTACCACGCGGTGCACAAGCTGACGTTGGAATACATCGCCAGCATCAGCGGCGCCGAGCTGTCCCGCGTCGTCGACGAGCATTGGGACCCGCCGGTGACGGCCAGTGTGCGGCTGGTCAGCGTCATCGACGACTGCGCCCAACACCTCGGCCAGGCCGCCTACGTCCTCGGTATCGCGCACCGGCGGACTTGA